One region of Trinickia violacea genomic DNA includes:
- the fdhF gene encoding formate dehydrogenase subunit alpha: MSDVSPIQATAGAAKEVPSGGGCGSGNCACKSEALVRTTRARSPYDETDYGTPFVHADTDVTLDIDGCLVTVPAGTSVMRAAIEAGVNVPKLCATDSLEAFGSCRLCLVEIEGRKGYPASCTTPVEAGMKVRTQSDRLQALRRNVMELYISDHPLDCLTCPTNGNCELQDMAGVVGLREVRYGYDGANHLHDQKDESNPYFTYDPSKCIVCNRCVRACEETQGTFALTIASRGFESRVAASESQPFMESECVSCGACVAACPTATLHEKTIAVLGQPEHSVVTTCAYCGVGCSLKAEMKGSQVVRMMPNKNGEANEGHACVKGRFAWGYATHKDRITKPMIRAKITDPWREVSWDEALTYAASEFRRIQAKHGRDSIGGITSSRCTNEETYLVQKLVRAAFGNNNVDTCARVCHSPTGYGLKTTLGESAGTQTFASVEHADVIMVIGANPTDGHPVFASRLKRRLRQGAKLIVVDPRRIDLVDTPHVKAQYHLPLRPGTNVAIVNALAHVIVTEGLLNEAFIAERCETRAFEQWRAFVALPENAPEATADVTGVPAERVRAAARLYATGGNAAIYYGLGVTEHVQGSTTVIGIANLAMATGNVGREGVGVNPLRGQNNVQGSCDMGSFPHELPGYRHIGDATVRAEFEDAWHVTLQPEPGLRIPNMFDAALDGSFKGLYCQGEDIVQSDPNTQHVSAALSSMECIVVQDIFLNETAKYAHVFLPGSSFLEKDGTFTNAERRISRVRRVMPPLSGYADWEVTQLLSKKLGYEMDYAHPSEIMDEIARLTPTFHGVSFDLIDKLGSIQWPCNEHAPEGTPIMHVDEFVRGKGKFVITQFIASPEKVTRKYPLLLTTGRILSQYNVGAQTRRTDNVRWHDEDRLEIHPDDAAERGIKTGDWAGIESRAGQTVLRALVTERMQPGVVYTTFHFPESGANVITTDNSDWATNCPEYKVTAVQVTPVEQPSQWQKQYSRFNAEQLDLLRQREPANATSGK; encoded by the coding sequence ATGTCCGACGTCTCCCCAATTCAAGCAACTGCCGGCGCCGCGAAGGAAGTCCCTTCGGGGGGCGGCTGCGGCTCAGGCAACTGTGCATGCAAGTCCGAAGCTTTGGTGCGGACCACCCGTGCCCGGTCGCCTTATGACGAAACCGACTACGGCACGCCGTTCGTCCACGCCGATACCGATGTCACGCTCGACATCGACGGATGCCTCGTCACCGTGCCCGCGGGCACGTCGGTGATGCGCGCGGCGATCGAAGCCGGCGTCAACGTACCGAAGCTCTGCGCGACCGATTCGCTCGAAGCGTTTGGTTCGTGCCGGCTGTGTCTCGTGGAAATCGAAGGCCGCAAGGGCTATCCGGCGTCGTGCACGACGCCGGTCGAAGCCGGCATGAAGGTGCGCACGCAAAGCGATCGCCTACAGGCGCTGCGCCGCAACGTGATGGAGCTCTACATCTCCGATCACCCGCTCGATTGCCTCACGTGCCCCACGAACGGCAACTGCGAGCTGCAGGACATGGCGGGTGTCGTCGGCTTGCGCGAAGTGCGCTACGGCTATGACGGCGCGAACCACCTGCACGACCAGAAGGACGAGTCGAACCCCTACTTCACCTACGATCCGTCGAAGTGCATCGTCTGCAACCGCTGCGTGCGCGCGTGCGAAGAAACGCAAGGCACGTTCGCGCTGACGATCGCCTCGCGCGGCTTCGAATCGCGCGTGGCGGCCAGCGAGAGCCAGCCGTTCATGGAATCCGAATGCGTGTCATGCGGGGCGTGCGTGGCCGCCTGCCCGACCGCGACGCTGCACGAAAAGACCATCGCCGTGCTCGGCCAGCCCGAGCACTCGGTCGTGACGACTTGCGCGTATTGCGGCGTCGGATGCTCGCTGAAAGCGGAGATGAAGGGCAGCCAAGTCGTGCGGATGATGCCGAACAAGAACGGCGAAGCGAACGAAGGCCATGCGTGCGTGAAGGGCCGCTTCGCGTGGGGCTACGCGACCCACAAGGACCGCATCACGAAGCCGATGATCCGCGCCAAGATCACCGACCCGTGGCGCGAAGTCAGCTGGGACGAAGCGCTCACCTACGCGGCGTCGGAATTCCGCCGCATTCAGGCGAAGCACGGGCGCGATTCGATCGGCGGCATCACGTCGTCGCGCTGCACGAACGAGGAAACCTACCTCGTGCAAAAGCTCGTGCGCGCCGCGTTCGGCAACAACAATGTCGACACCTGCGCGCGCGTCTGTCACTCGCCGACCGGCTATGGCCTGAAGACGACGCTCGGCGAATCGGCGGGCACGCAGACGTTCGCATCGGTCGAGCACGCCGACGTCATCATGGTGATCGGCGCGAATCCGACCGACGGCCACCCGGTGTTCGCGTCGCGCCTGAAACGGCGTCTGCGGCAAGGCGCGAAGCTGATCGTCGTCGATCCGCGGCGCATCGATCTCGTCGATACGCCGCATGTGAAGGCGCAGTACCACTTGCCGTTGCGTCCGGGCACGAACGTCGCCATCGTCAACGCGCTCGCGCACGTGATCGTGACCGAGGGGCTCCTCAACGAGGCGTTCATTGCCGAACGCTGCGAGACCCGCGCGTTCGAGCAATGGCGCGCGTTCGTCGCCCTGCCTGAGAACGCGCCGGAAGCGACCGCCGATGTGACGGGCGTGCCGGCCGAGCGGGTGCGCGCCGCCGCGCGCCTCTATGCGACGGGCGGCAATGCCGCGATCTACTACGGTCTGGGCGTCACCGAGCACGTGCAAGGCTCGACGACGGTGATCGGCATCGCCAATCTCGCGATGGCGACCGGCAACGTCGGCCGCGAAGGCGTCGGCGTCAATCCGCTGCGCGGCCAGAACAACGTGCAAGGCTCGTGCGACATGGGCTCGTTCCCGCACGAGCTGCCCGGCTATCGCCATATCGGCGATGCCACGGTGCGCGCGGAATTCGAAGACGCATGGCACGTGACGCTGCAACCCGAGCCGGGCCTGCGTATCCCGAACATGTTCGACGCCGCGCTCGACGGCAGCTTCAAGGGTCTGTATTGCCAGGGCGAAGACATCGTCCAGTCCGATCCGAATACCCAGCATGTGTCGGCGGCGCTGTCGTCGATGGAATGCATCGTCGTGCAGGACATCTTCCTGAACGAAACGGCGAAATACGCGCACGTCTTCCTGCCCGGTTCGTCGTTCCTCGAAAAAGACGGCACGTTCACGAACGCCGAGCGCCGTATCTCGCGCGTGCGCCGCGTGATGCCGCCCCTTAGCGGCTACGCCGATTGGGAAGTCACGCAACTGCTCTCGAAGAAGCTCGGCTACGAGATGGACTACGCGCATCCGTCGGAAATCATGGACGAAATCGCGCGCCTCACGCCGACCTTCCACGGCGTGTCGTTCGACTTGATCGACAAGCTCGGCAGCATTCAGTGGCCGTGCAACGAGCATGCGCCCGAAGGCACGCCGATCATGCACGTCGACGAGTTCGTGCGCGGCAAGGGCAAGTTCGTGATCACGCAGTTCATCGCGTCGCCGGAAAAAGTGACGCGCAAGTATCCGCTGCTGCTCACGACGGGCCGCATCCTGTCGCAGTACAACGTCGGCGCGCAGACGCGCCGCACCGATAACGTCCGCTGGCACGACGAAGATCGCCTCGAGATTCATCCCGATGACGCCGCCGAACGCGGCATCAAGACGGGCGACTGGGCCGGCATCGAGTCGCGTGCGGGGCAGACGGTGCTGCGCGCGCTCGTCACCGAGCGGATGCAGCCGGGCGTCGTCTACACGACGTTCCACTTCCCCGAATCGGGCGCGAACGTCATTACGACCGACAACTCCGATTGGGCGACCAACTGCCCCGAGTACAAGGTGACGGCCGTGCAGGTCACGCCGGTCGAGCAGCCTTCGCAATGGCAGAAGCAATATTCGCGCTTCAACGCCGAGCAGCTCGACTTGCTGCGCCAGCGCGAACCCGCGAACGCGACGAGCGGGAAATGA
- a CDS encoding formate dehydrogenase subunit delta has product MNQEHLIVMANQIGEFFASMPDHDEALASVANHIRRYWEPRMRRAILAALDEPDAAASMEPIVREALTRSREALTPAAAV; this is encoded by the coding sequence ATGAACCAAGAACATTTGATCGTCATGGCCAATCAGATCGGCGAATTCTTCGCGTCGATGCCCGATCACGATGAGGCGCTGGCCAGCGTCGCCAATCACATTCGCCGCTACTGGGAACCCCGGATGCGGCGCGCGATCCTGGCGGCGCTCGATGAGCCGGACGCGGCGGCGTCGATGGAGCCGATCGTCAGGGAAGCGCTCACCCGATCGCGCGAGGCGCTGACGCCGGCAGCCGCGGTTTGA
- a CDS encoding FAD-dependent monooxygenase, with the protein MSADVGGNAHPVLIVGAGPTGLAAATSLSRAHIPVRLIDKAAQPSPYSRAIGIQARTLELLEQHRIVEPFLELGHRARAANLYSNGHRLARLDFDPLQTRYPYLLFLDQSVTERLLTEHLATLGVTVERGVELTGLTPGASRVEAVLSHADGRSEIAHAAYLIGADGAHSTVRHLLSIGFAGKTFEQTFLLADLQAVSDWSDDEFYIFASGEGLVGLFPLGGGRHRLIADNPPSLAAAASSAAANADSAAAQQEIKPPPAAPSLDECRQIAARRVHGRLDLDALAWSSFFNVNSRIAERLRAQRVFLAGDSAHVHSPAGAQGMNTGIQEAFNLGWKLARLLSGGAPDQLLDTYQAERHPIERDVLRQTSFMMQMAEAEHGPLKLLRDRVMPVLATLGPLRDAARLTVSELSVQYRRSALSLERVLDGGPRAGERAPDAVVHVVDGPLGRAPGIGRIFDLHDPAFFSLFLLVEAGKDADSPASAAPAPAAELSRLAQDIERALPGAVRIWHVCETPRDGAPSLSESYGRTRPAFYLVRPDGYICARGRPASDGNALLRHCETWFGRTREHA; encoded by the coding sequence ATGAGCGCCGACGTTGGGGGGAACGCACATCCCGTGCTGATCGTCGGCGCGGGGCCGACCGGGCTTGCCGCCGCGACGAGCCTCTCGCGGGCGCATATACCAGTGCGGTTGATCGACAAGGCGGCGCAGCCATCGCCGTATTCACGCGCGATCGGCATCCAGGCGCGCACTCTGGAATTGCTGGAGCAGCATCGGATCGTCGAGCCGTTCCTCGAACTCGGCCATCGCGCACGGGCCGCCAACCTCTATTCGAATGGGCATCGCCTCGCGCGCCTCGATTTCGATCCGCTGCAGACGCGCTACCCCTACCTGCTGTTTCTCGATCAGAGCGTGACCGAGCGGCTGTTGACCGAGCATCTCGCGACGCTCGGCGTGACGGTCGAGCGCGGTGTCGAGCTGACGGGGCTGACGCCGGGGGCGTCGCGCGTGGAAGCCGTGCTGTCGCATGCCGATGGCCGCAGCGAGATCGCGCACGCGGCGTATCTGATCGGCGCCGACGGTGCTCACAGCACGGTGCGGCACCTGCTCAGCATCGGGTTTGCGGGGAAGACCTTCGAGCAGACGTTCTTGCTCGCCGATTTGCAGGCCGTATCCGATTGGTCCGACGACGAGTTTTATATCTTCGCGTCGGGTGAGGGGCTGGTCGGACTTTTTCCGCTAGGCGGCGGGCGTCATCGTCTGATCGCGGACAATCCGCCGTCGCTGGCCGCCGCGGCGTCGAGTGCGGCGGCGAACGCAGACTCGGCCGCGGCGCAACAGGAGATCAAGCCGCCGCCCGCCGCGCCGTCGCTCGACGAATGCCGTCAGATCGCCGCGCGGCGCGTGCACGGCCGGCTCGATCTCGATGCACTCGCGTGGTCGTCGTTTTTCAACGTCAACAGCCGCATCGCCGAACGGTTGCGCGCGCAACGGGTTTTCCTCGCGGGCGATTCGGCGCACGTCCATAGTCCCGCCGGCGCGCAAGGGATGAACACGGGGATTCAGGAGGCGTTCAATCTCGGCTGGAAGCTCGCGCGCCTGTTGTCGGGCGGCGCGCCCGATCAACTGCTCGATACCTATCAGGCCGAGCGCCATCCGATCGAGCGCGACGTGCTGCGTCAGACCAGCTTCATGATGCAAATGGCCGAGGCCGAGCATGGGCCGCTCAAATTGCTGCGCGACCGCGTGATGCCGGTGCTCGCCACGCTCGGGCCGCTGCGCGATGCGGCGCGGCTCACGGTCAGCGAGCTGTCGGTGCAATACCGGCGCAGCGCGCTCTCGCTCGAACGCGTGCTCGACGGCGGGCCGCGGGCGGGTGAGCGGGCGCCTGATGCGGTCGTGCATGTGGTCGACGGGCCGCTCGGGCGTGCGCCGGGAATTGGCCGCATCTTCGACTTGCACGACCCGGCGTTCTTTTCGCTGTTCCTGCTGGTTGAAGCGGGGAAGGACGCCGACTCACCGGCAAGCGCCGCGCCCGCGCCCGCCGCCGAGCTATCTCGCCTGGCTCAGGATATCGAACGCGCTCTGCCGGGCGCGGTGCGGATCTGGCACGTGTGCGAAACGCCTCGCGACGGCGCGCCGTCGCTTAGCGAATCCTACGGACGTACGCGGCCGGCTTTCTATCTCGTGCGGCCGGACGGCTATATCTGCGCGCGCGGCCGGCCGGCATCGGACGGCAACGCGCTCTTGCGCCACTGCGAGACGTGGTTTGGGCGCACGCGGGAGCACGCCTGA
- a CDS encoding cation diffusion facilitator family transporter, which yields MTTPSSHGHVHEPAHDHEHGGDSHDHQPHSHAGHDHGHDHDAGGGHHHHHHHHAPAPGHGRAFAIAVALNIAIVVVQVIFGVLAHSTALLADAGHNLSDVLGLLLAWGATWLAKRRPSARFTFGYGSSSILASLANAALLLFASGAIVTEAISRLLNPAPVAGFDVFVVATIGIVVNGFSAWLFMRGNKDDLNIRGAFLHMAADAAISAAVAVSGLVILATGLTWIDPVMSLLVVAVVVYGTWGLLRDAVHMALAAVPPGVDTQRIQRYLAAQPGVADVHDLHVWALSTTESALSAHLVMPAGHPGDSVLDDMVRTLREQYAMHHATLQVDLGTSEHRCSLDHRGH from the coding sequence ATGACGACACCTTCTTCCCATGGACATGTGCACGAGCCCGCGCATGACCACGAGCACGGCGGCGATAGTCACGATCATCAGCCGCATTCGCACGCCGGCCACGACCACGGCCACGACCATGACGCAGGCGGCGGGCATCACCACCATCACCATCACCACGCGCCTGCTCCGGGCCACGGACGCGCATTCGCGATCGCGGTCGCGTTGAACATCGCGATCGTCGTCGTGCAAGTGATCTTCGGCGTGCTCGCCCATTCGACCGCGCTGCTCGCCGATGCCGGCCACAACCTCTCGGACGTGCTCGGACTCCTGCTCGCGTGGGGCGCGACGTGGCTCGCCAAGCGCCGCCCGTCGGCTCGCTTCACATTCGGCTACGGCAGCTCGTCGATCCTCGCCTCGCTCGCCAATGCCGCGCTGCTGCTGTTCGCGAGCGGTGCGATCGTCACCGAGGCGATTTCCCGGCTGTTGAATCCGGCGCCGGTCGCGGGCTTCGACGTGTTCGTCGTGGCGACCATCGGCATCGTCGTCAACGGCTTTTCGGCGTGGCTCTTCATGCGCGGCAACAAGGACGATCTGAACATCCGCGGCGCGTTCCTGCACATGGCCGCCGACGCGGCGATCTCGGCGGCGGTGGCCGTCAGCGGTCTCGTGATTCTCGCGACCGGCCTCACGTGGATCGACCCGGTGATGAGCCTTTTGGTCGTCGCGGTGGTGGTTTACGGCACTTGGGGGCTGCTGCGCGACGCGGTGCACATGGCGCTCGCGGCGGTGCCGCCCGGCGTCGACACGCAGCGCATCCAGCGCTACCTCGCGGCGCAGCCGGGCGTCGCGGATGTGCACGATCTGCACGTCTGGGCGCTGTCGACGACCGAGAGCGCGCTCTCCGCGCACCTCGTGATGCCGGCGGGCCACCCGGGCGATTCGGTGCTCGACGATATGGTGCGGACGCTGCGCGAGCAGTACGCGATGCATCACGCGACGCTGCAGGTCGACCTCGGTACGAGCGAGCACCGTTGCTCGCTCGATCATCGGGGGCACTGA
- a CDS encoding tetratricopeptide repeat protein — translation MEPFFDRAYAAHSAGRLADAERDYRAALDADPVHVDALHLLGVLRHQQGKHAEAAELVRRAVDLRPNDAALQLNLGNALKALGQLDGAIERFRNALTLVPEFALAHYNLGNAYSAAGRHEDALFAFEKSLHFKPGDASTYNNLGNALHALGRHDEAIDAFSRALELRPRHAGAHNNLGMSLAALDRADDALVHFRAATAAEPRFVAAHFNLGNTLDAIGRHEEAVAAFEAALALHAPFPPALFGLGNALAALGRHAEAAQRFELAVGLDPKSCLAWLNLGTAQHALGAHTAALRAFDQALRLSPDLASAHMNRALALLTLGDFTRGLPEYEWRLRALAYPSSAAALPRWNGEPLDDETLLVEAEQGFGDTLQFIRFMPLVRERAPRVVLEVQPELLPLVAPLADAWRVTVIARGAPRPPVDLHCPLLSLPFALGITAETLPARARYLDVPRDYQRRWRGSLGGHAKRKIGLAWSGRIQARENRAIPLGALAPLFALEGIDWIVLQPDLSADERRALDAHPRAVSIHRFDERNGARRIGDFADTAAIVDRLDAVVSIDTSIAHLAGALGKPLWLMLPLAADWRWFVGSDRSPWYPTARLVRQSTPGAWEDVIEAVAREVRDA, via the coding sequence ATGGAACCCTTTTTTGACCGTGCCTACGCGGCCCACAGCGCAGGCCGGCTCGCCGATGCCGAGCGCGACTACCGCGCGGCGCTCGATGCCGATCCGGTCCACGTCGACGCACTGCACCTGCTGGGCGTGCTACGCCACCAGCAAGGCAAGCACGCCGAGGCAGCCGAATTGGTGCGCCGCGCGGTCGACTTGCGCCCGAACGACGCCGCCCTGCAACTGAATCTCGGCAACGCGCTGAAGGCGCTCGGCCAGCTCGACGGCGCGATCGAGCGCTTTCGCAACGCGCTCACGCTCGTGCCGGAGTTCGCGCTCGCCCACTACAACCTCGGCAACGCGTACTCCGCCGCCGGCCGTCATGAAGACGCGCTGTTCGCGTTCGAAAAATCGCTGCACTTCAAGCCCGGCGACGCGTCGACCTACAACAACCTCGGCAACGCGTTGCATGCGCTCGGCCGCCACGACGAGGCGATCGACGCGTTTTCGCGCGCGCTCGAACTGCGTCCCCGGCATGCCGGCGCGCACAACAACCTCGGGATGTCGCTCGCCGCGCTCGATCGGGCCGACGACGCGCTCGTGCACTTTCGCGCGGCCACGGCCGCCGAGCCGCGTTTTGTCGCCGCGCACTTCAATCTCGGCAACACGCTCGATGCGATCGGCCGCCATGAAGAGGCGGTCGCGGCGTTCGAGGCCGCGCTCGCGCTGCACGCGCCGTTTCCGCCGGCCCTGTTCGGGCTCGGCAACGCGCTCGCCGCGCTCGGGCGCCACGCCGAGGCGGCGCAGCGCTTCGAGCTTGCGGTCGGTCTCGATCCGAAGTCCTGTCTCGCGTGGCTCAATCTCGGCACCGCACAACATGCGCTGGGCGCGCATACGGCGGCCCTGCGCGCCTTCGACCAAGCGCTGCGGCTGAGCCCGGACCTCGCATCCGCGCACATGAACCGTGCGCTCGCGCTGCTCACGCTCGGTGATTTCACGCGCGGCCTGCCCGAATACGAATGGCGGCTGAGAGCGCTCGCCTATCCGTCGAGCGCCGCCGCTCTGCCGCGCTGGAACGGCGAGCCGCTCGACGACGAGACGCTGCTGGTCGAAGCGGAACAGGGCTTCGGCGACACGCTGCAGTTCATCCGCTTCATGCCGCTCGTGCGCGAGCGCGCGCCGCGCGTGGTGCTCGAAGTCCAACCTGAATTGTTGCCGCTCGTCGCGCCGCTCGCGGACGCATGGCGCGTGACGGTGATCGCGCGTGGCGCGCCGCGCCCGCCCGTGGACCTGCACTGCCCGCTGCTCAGCTTGCCGTTCGCGCTCGGCATCACCGCCGAAACGCTGCCCGCACGTGCCCGCTACCTCGACGTGCCGAGGGACTACCAGCGCCGCTGGCGCGGCTCGCTCGGCGGCCACGCGAAGCGCAAGATCGGCCTCGCCTGGTCGGGCCGCATTCAGGCGCGTGAGAATCGCGCGATCCCGCTCGGCGCGCTCGCCCCGCTGTTCGCCCTCGAAGGCATCGACTGGATCGTGCTGCAGCCCGACTTGAGCGCCGACGAGCGCCGCGCCCTCGATGCCCACCCGCGCGCCGTCTCGATCCATCGCTTCGACGAGCGCAACGGCGCCCGGCGCATCGGCGACTTCGCGGACACGGCCGCTATCGTCGACCGGCTCGACGCGGTGGTGTCGATCGACACATCGATCGCCCACCTCGCCGGCGCGCTCGGCAAGCCGCTGTGGCTGATGCTGCCGCTTGCCGCCGACTGGCGCTGGTTTGTCGGGAGCGACAGAAGCCCGTGGTATCCGACTGCGCGCCTCGTGCGCCAGAGCACGCCGGGAGCGTGGGAAGACGTGATCGAAGCGGTCGCGCGCGAAGTGCGCGACGCTTGA
- a CDS encoding MFS transporter, protein MSTASHASPNESKVRTVFRVVSGNFLEMYDFMVYGYYASAIAKTYFPSGDSFVSLMLALSVFGAGFMMRPLGALVLGAYIDKHGRRKGLILTLLLMAIGTLTVAAIPGYATIGYLAPVLVLLGRLLQGFSAGVELGGVSVYLSEIATKGNKGFYCSWQSGSQQVAVVFAALIGVVLNRLLPADQMSAWGWRVPFLIGCLIVPFLLLIRRSLKETDEFLAKKHRPSMGEVFKSMLANWGIVLGGMGMVIMTTVSFYLITAYTPTFGREVLKLSSIDTLVVTVCIGLSNLVWLPVMGAVSDRIGRRPVLITFTVLTILTSYPAMQWLVADPSFGRLLAVELWLSFLYGSYNGAMVVALTEVMPADVRTAGFSLAYSLATTIGGFTPAISTYLIHATGNKAAPGLWMGVAAVCGLIATLVLYRTDEARNQYKLA, encoded by the coding sequence ATGTCTACCGCGTCCCACGCATCCCCCAACGAATCGAAAGTCAGGACAGTGTTTCGCGTCGTCAGCGGCAACTTCCTGGAAATGTATGACTTCATGGTCTACGGCTATTACGCATCCGCGATCGCCAAGACCTATTTCCCGAGCGGCGACAGCTTCGTTTCGCTGATGCTGGCGCTGTCGGTGTTCGGCGCGGGTTTCATGATGCGTCCCCTGGGTGCGCTCGTGCTCGGCGCCTATATCGACAAGCACGGCCGCCGCAAGGGCCTGATCCTCACGCTGCTCTTGATGGCGATCGGCACGCTGACGGTGGCGGCGATTCCCGGCTACGCGACGATCGGCTATCTCGCGCCGGTGCTCGTGCTGCTGGGCCGGCTTCTGCAAGGCTTCTCGGCGGGCGTCGAGCTGGGCGGCGTGTCGGTCTATCTGTCGGAGATCGCGACGAAGGGCAACAAGGGCTTTTACTGCTCGTGGCAGTCCGGCAGCCAGCAGGTCGCGGTGGTGTTCGCCGCCTTGATCGGCGTGGTGCTGAACCGCCTCCTGCCGGCCGACCAGATGAGCGCCTGGGGCTGGCGCGTGCCGTTCCTGATCGGCTGCCTGATCGTGCCGTTCTTGCTCCTGATCCGCCGCTCGCTCAAGGAAACCGACGAGTTCCTCGCGAAGAAGCATCGTCCGAGCATGGGCGAGGTCTTCAAGTCGATGCTCGCGAACTGGGGCATCGTGCTCGGCGGCATGGGCATGGTGATCATGACCACCGTGTCGTTCTACCTGATCACCGCCTATACGCCCACGTTCGGCCGCGAAGTGCTGAAGCTGTCGTCGATCGATACGCTCGTCGTCACCGTGTGCATCGGCTTGTCGAACCTCGTGTGGCTGCCGGTGATGGGGGCGGTGTCGGATCGCATCGGGCGCCGTCCGGTGCTGATCACGTTCACGGTGTTGACGATTCTCACGTCGTATCCGGCGATGCAGTGGCTCGTGGCGGACCCGTCGTTCGGCCGGCTGCTGGCGGTCGAGCTGTGGCTGTCGTTCCTGTACGGCAGCTATAACGGTGCGATGGTCGTGGCGTTGACGGAAGTGATGCCGGCTGACGTGCGGACTGCCGGATTCTCGCTTGCGTACAGCCTCGCGACGACCATCGGCGGTTTCACGCCGGCGATCTCGACCTACCTGATCCATGCGACGGGCAACAAGGCCGCGCCGGGGCTCTGGATGGGCGTGGCGGCGGTGTGCGGTTTGATCGCGACGCTCGTGCTGTATCGGACGGACGAAGCGCGCAATCAGTACAAGCTCGCGTAA
- a CDS encoding GNAT family N-acetyltransferase translates to MTLPAPLTLRHARPADAGLLAAIHAASWQATYRGILPNEFLDDEVANERAAFWHARMNAPDDGRRLVQIADLEGEAVGFVCVERPIGSAWGALLDNLHALPRYQGIGVGKLLIGAAQDWARACGETQIHLYVLEGNTAAIAFYERQGWQPAGREPDHMGGIDVTALRYAYRLV, encoded by the coding sequence ATGACTCTTCCCGCGCCTCTCACGCTGCGTCACGCGCGTCCCGCCGATGCCGGCCTCCTCGCGGCCATCCACGCGGCAAGCTGGCAAGCGACTTACCGGGGCATCCTGCCCAACGAATTCCTCGACGACGAGGTCGCCAACGAACGCGCCGCGTTCTGGCACGCGCGCATGAACGCGCCGGACGATGGCCGGCGGCTCGTGCAGATCGCCGATCTGGAGGGAGAGGCGGTGGGATTCGTCTGCGTCGAGCGGCCGATCGGGTCCGCCTGGGGCGCGCTGCTCGACAACCTGCACGCGCTGCCTCGGTACCAGGGGATCGGCGTCGGAAAGCTGCTGATCGGCGCGGCGCAGGATTGGGCACGGGCGTGCGGCGAAACGCAGATCCATCTGTACGTGCTGGAAGGCAACACAGCCGCGATTGCGTTCTACGAGCGGCAGGGCTGGCAGCCCGCGGGCAGGGAACCGGACCACATGGGCGGCATAGACGTCACCGCGCTGCGCTACGCGTACCGGCTGGTCTAG
- a CDS encoding gamma-glutamyl-gamma-aminobutyrate hydrolase family protein, with protein sequence MSENTPPNAGNPGSPSASTGQSQVSSSAPQPPVHEAAAQDAPPRAAAAVAEEPAPAEPREAAPAGATPKGTTGSPPPGFGAQPDFDTPRPPPPGAVPSAPPAYLRQSDSAWSVLGRTVAARARRIFDRAGQRITQRTLRIGVSARIFHPEPGARGLRGKTLQYLEESIAHWVMSRDVLVFMIPTVGHQGMLHPSNIRLRDYAKHLDGLLLQGGADVSPQSYAESASRPEWPGDRVRDMYELELLHEFIESGKPVLGVCRGCQLINVAFGGTLYQDIASDVPMAGVHVNEHYDQHRHSVRFPDGSTLASMFPGRREAVVNSIHHQAVKTLGRDLNIEAVSSSDGIIEAVRYRRAPFVVGVQWHPEFHRAGGPELLDCTPLLDTFLRVARETRF encoded by the coding sequence ATGAGCGAAAACACGCCGCCCAACGCCGGGAATCCCGGCTCTCCATCCGCTTCAACCGGTCAATCCCAGGTATCGAGCTCCGCCCCGCAGCCACCTGTGCACGAGGCTGCGGCACAGGACGCGCCACCTCGGGCCGCAGCCGCCGTGGCAGAGGAGCCCGCGCCTGCCGAACCGCGCGAGGCTGCCCCGGCGGGCGCCACGCCCAAAGGTACGACGGGTTCGCCGCCGCCCGGCTTTGGCGCCCAACCCGATTTCGATACGCCGCGTCCGCCGCCTCCCGGCGCGGTGCCTTCCGCGCCGCCTGCCTATCTGCGGCAAAGCGATTCGGCGTGGTCGGTGCTGGGACGCACGGTCGCCGCGCGCGCCCGGCGGATCTTCGACCGGGCCGGCCAGCGCATTACGCAACGCACGCTGCGCATCGGCGTGTCGGCGCGCATCTTTCATCCCGAGCCCGGCGCGAGGGGCCTGCGCGGCAAGACGCTGCAGTACCTGGAGGAGTCGATCGCGCACTGGGTCATGTCGCGCGACGTGCTCGTCTTCATGATTCCGACGGTCGGCCATCAAGGCATGCTCCACCCGAGCAACATTCGCTTGCGCGACTACGCGAAGCATCTGGACGGCCTGTTGCTGCAAGGCGGCGCCGACGTCTCGCCGCAGTCGTACGCAGAGAGCGCGAGCCGTCCCGAATGGCCCGGCGATCGCGTGCGCGACATGTACGAACTGGAGCTGCTGCACGAGTTCATCGAGTCGGGCAAGCCGGTGCTGGGCGTCTGCCGCGGCTGCCAGCTCATCAACGTCGCGTTTGGCGGCACGCTCTATCAAGACATTGCGTCCGATGTGCCGATGGCCGGCGTTCACGTCAACGAGCACTACGACCAGCATCGCCATTCGGTTCGTTTTCCCGACGGCTCGACGCTCGCCAGCATGTTCCCTGGCCGGCGCGAAGCGGTGGTCAATTCGATTCACCACCAGGCGGTGAAGACGCTGGGCCGCGATTTGAATATCGAGGCGGTGTCGTCGTCGGACGGGATCATCGAGGCCGTGCGCTATCGGCGCGCGCCGTTCGTGGTGGGCGTGCAGTGGCACCCCGAGTTCCATCGTGCAGGCGGGCCGGAATTGCTCGACTGTACGCCGCTGCTGGACACGTTCCTGCGCGTTGCGCGCGAGACGCGCTTCTAA